Proteins found in one Vespula pensylvanica isolate Volc-1 chromosome 10, ASM1446617v1, whole genome shotgun sequence genomic segment:
- the LOC122632732 gene encoding myb-like protein F yields the protein MFEELNVDEKERDRSIESLVKSVRNSNHDIDPTKVEDPLKMIPETRKDHRSRLMNELLIPVNEKSTKAFYEIKPSVKTELERNNDGHNNNNNNNNNNNNNNNNNNKNNNSNNNGSNRRQSIITSTQKTLLGGKFILPSVDSAIGKFGPYFVDGDREINVTARIGSTVGLDCKIGLLGDKKVTWVQQDKDSFRLLTVGRIPYSVDQRISLHYRYPSNWRLQILYASPRDSGLYKCQVSTHPPLVKKINVIVTAPTLTITDDSGRTVAKERHLKAGSALRLRCEARDVLESQNETVVWTRGDETLTDNVSENRTTEMTEGKEVLVIVTTLIVERASPRHAGNYSCLVPGIAKTTIAVHVLNGELPAAVHDGNGVSRAVLNLWLIHLTVSYVFFR from the exons ATGTTTGAAGAGTTAAATGTCGACGAGAAGGAACGTGATCGTTCTATTGAATCCCTTGTTAAATCTGTCCGTAACAGTAATCACGATATCGACCCTACCAAAGTCGAGGATCCATTAAAAATGATCCCAGAAACGAGGAAGGATCATCGTTCGAGATTAATGAACGAATTGTTGATACCTGTTAACGAGAAATCAACGAAAGCGTTTTACGAGATCAAACCTTCGGTTAAAACCGAACTCGAAAGGAACAACGACggtcataataataataataataataataataataataataataataataataataataataagaataataatagtaataataacggTAGTAATCGTCGTCAATCGATTATTACTAGCACGCAAAAGACCTTGTTAGGTGGAAAATTTATTCTGCCGAGCGTTGACAGTGCCATTGGGAAATTTGGACCTTACTTCGTCGATGGCGATCGAGAGATTAACGTCACTGCAAGGATCGGTAGCACCGTTGGCCTTGATTGCAAGATAGGCTTGCTTGGCGATAAAAAG GTAACTTGGGTGCAACAAGACAAGGATTCCTTTCGACTTTTAACCGTTGGCAGGATCCCGTATAGCGTCGATCAAAGGATCAGTCTTCATTATCG GTACCCAAGTAACTGGAGATTGCAAATCCTGTATGCTTCGCCAAGGGACTCAGGACTGTACAAGTGTCAAGTATCTACTCATCCACCTCTTGTGAAGAAAATTAACGTTATCGTCACgg cACCAACTTTAACGATAACGGACGATTCCGGGAGAACAGTCGCGAAGGAGAGACACTTAAAAGCTGGAAGTGCCCTGCGTTTGAGATGCGAAGCTAGAGACGTATTAGAATCTCAAAATGAAACAGTCGTTTGGACAAGAGGAGACGAAACACTCACTGATAACGTCAG CGAGAACAGGACAACGGAGATGACAGAGGGCAAGGAGGTCCTTGTGATAGTAACAACTCTCATCGTCGAAAGAGCCAGCCCGAGGCACGCCGGTAACTATAGTTGCTTGGTGCCTGGAATAGCCAAGACGACTATAGCCGTTCACGTTCTCAATG GCGAATTACCAGCGGCCGTGCACGATGGAAACGGTGTATCACGTGCTGTCCTCAATCTCTGGCTGATTCATTTGACAGTGAGCTACGTATTCTTCAGATGA